A section of the Paenibacillus aurantius genome encodes:
- a CDS encoding GapA-binding peptide SR1P → MYNPNRVTQEEQTGMELGTVICKNCLDVLFTLPTDGVKRFYGICSRENCAKESAGMEGEEE, encoded by the coding sequence ATGTATAATCCTAATCGCGTGACTCAAGAGGAACAGACGGGAATGGAGCTCGGAACAGTCATCTGTAAAAACTGCCTGGATGTCTTGTTTACTTTGCCTACGGATGGAGTAAAACGGTTCTACGGGATATGCAGCCGTGAGAATTGTGCCAAAGAATCGGCGGGAATGGAGGGGGAGGAGGAATGA
- the ppdK gene encoding pyruvate, phosphate dikinase, producing MTLKLVYDFGEGNAAMKSLLGGKGANLAEMNRNGLPVPPGFTVTTSGCHAFFEAGRRLPYAVEQQIQSALERLEKERNQRFGDPDNPLLVSVRSGAVTSMPGMMDTILNLGLNDKTAEGLASLTGSERFAYDCYRRLIQMFGQVVFGMESIHFETMLRRLKKQEGVESDQDLNGDAWRRLVREYKEGLLRHTGRAFPESVYEQLKLAVEAVFQSWNNRRAQVYRKINGIPDDQGTAVTIQAMVFGNRGNDGGTGVVFTRHPSTGEKVLFGEYLLNAQGEDVVAGVRTPEPVSLLKSRMPEIYRELEQAARQLERTGRDMQDIEFTIEKGKLYLLQTRNGKRTAQAALKLAVDLVEEGLITREEAVQRIEVSHLEQLLHRGIDEAAVPEVWVKGLPASPGAAVGRIAFEADTAEAWRREGKPSVLVRPETTPEDIHGVVAAEGVLTTRGGMTSHAAVVARGMGKPCVCGCEAMAVDLERGELKAGGKVLREGDWITLDGASGRVFPGRIPLKEASATRELLTLLQWADDIRRLRVFANADNPEDAETARRFGAEGIGLCRTEHMFFTPARLEVMRSMILAESEEERRAALDQLLPMQQHDFEGIFRAMDGLPVTIRLLDPPLHEFLPQREELERRLDESGSPEERERLKRMIRKAESLHEVNPMLGHRGCRLGIVHPEIYDMQVEAIFKAAARCIEEGIKVQPDIMIPLVGDVSELKVLRGLVEQAAEQVLSPDMRAHCPYRVGTMIEVPRAALTAGSIAEHADFFSFGTNDLTQMTFGYSRDDAEGKFLSHYLDKKMLARNPFEVLDSEGVGQLIELAVERGRARKSSLKTGICGEHGGNKESIGFCHRTGLDYVSCSPYRVPMARIAAAQAAIEEAAALTFK from the coding sequence ATGACCTTGAAGCTGGTTTATGATTTTGGAGAAGGAAACGCAGCCATGAAGTCTCTTCTCGGAGGCAAAGGGGCCAATCTGGCGGAGATGAACCGAAACGGGCTGCCGGTCCCCCCCGGCTTTACCGTCACAACAAGCGGCTGCCATGCTTTTTTCGAGGCGGGCCGGCGGCTGCCTTACGCTGTAGAGCAGCAAATCCAGAGTGCCTTGGAGCGGTTGGAGAAGGAGAGAAACCAGAGGTTCGGAGACCCGGATAACCCGCTTCTGGTCTCGGTTCGCTCGGGGGCCGTCACCTCCATGCCCGGCATGATGGATACGATTCTTAATCTTGGCCTTAACGATAAAACGGCGGAGGGGTTAGCCTCCTTAACCGGCAGTGAGCGTTTTGCCTACGACTGCTACCGAAGGCTGATTCAAATGTTCGGACAAGTGGTGTTTGGAATGGAATCGATCCACTTCGAAACCATGCTACGGCGGCTGAAGAAGCAGGAAGGGGTGGAGAGCGATCAAGATCTGAACGGCGACGCGTGGCGCCGGCTCGTGAGGGAATACAAGGAGGGGCTGCTCCGGCATACCGGCCGAGCGTTTCCCGAGAGCGTATACGAGCAGCTTAAGCTGGCCGTCGAAGCGGTCTTCCAATCCTGGAACAACCGGCGGGCTCAAGTCTACCGCAAAATTAACGGCATCCCCGACGATCAGGGCACAGCGGTTACCATTCAGGCGATGGTGTTCGGCAACCGGGGGAACGATGGGGGAACCGGTGTGGTGTTTACCCGTCATCCATCCACCGGGGAGAAGGTTCTTTTCGGGGAGTATCTCCTTAATGCCCAAGGCGAGGATGTCGTGGCCGGGGTCCGTACACCCGAGCCGGTTTCCCTCCTCAAGAGCCGGATGCCGGAGATTTACCGGGAGCTGGAACAAGCAGCCCGGCAGCTGGAACGAACGGGCCGGGATATGCAGGATATCGAGTTTACGATCGAAAAGGGAAAGCTGTATCTCCTTCAGACCCGAAACGGCAAAAGAACGGCGCAGGCCGCCCTGAAGCTGGCGGTCGACCTCGTGGAGGAAGGGCTGATCACCCGGGAGGAGGCGGTTCAGCGCATCGAGGTCTCGCATCTGGAGCAGCTTCTGCACAGGGGCATCGACGAGGCGGCGGTTCCCGAGGTTTGGGTAAAGGGGCTTCCCGCTTCCCCGGGTGCGGCGGTCGGAAGAATCGCCTTCGAGGCCGATACCGCCGAGGCATGGCGCCGGGAAGGCAAGCCGTCGGTTCTCGTGCGCCCCGAAACCACCCCGGAGGATATCCATGGGGTGGTGGCGGCCGAGGGGGTGCTGACGACCCGGGGCGGGATGACCAGCCATGCGGCCGTCGTGGCAAGAGGGATGGGCAAGCCGTGCGTCTGTGGATGCGAGGCGATGGCCGTCGACCTGGAGCGGGGGGAGCTGAAGGCCGGCGGCAAGGTGCTCCGCGAAGGAGACTGGATCACACTGGACGGCGCGAGCGGCAGGGTCTTCCCGGGGCGCATCCCGCTTAAGGAAGCATCCGCTACCAGGGAACTGCTTACCCTTCTGCAGTGGGCGGACGACATTCGCCGGCTCCGCGTGTTCGCCAACGCGGACAATCCCGAAGACGCCGAAACGGCCCGCCGGTTCGGAGCCGAGGGAATCGGCCTGTGCCGGACGGAGCACATGTTCTTCACTCCGGCCAGGCTTGAGGTCATGCGCAGCATGATCCTGGCGGAATCCGAAGAGGAACGGCGGGCGGCACTAGACCAGCTTCTTCCCATGCAGCAGCATGATTTCGAAGGAATCTTTCGCGCGATGGACGGGCTGCCGGTGACGATTCGCCTTCTTGATCCGCCTCTCCATGAATTTCTTCCCCAAAGGGAAGAGCTCGAGCGGCGGCTGGACGAGTCCGGTTCCCCGGAGGAGCGGGAAAGACTTAAGCGCATGATCCGCAAGGCGGAGTCCTTACACGAAGTGAATCCGATGCTCGGGCACCGGGGCTGCCGGCTCGGGATCGTGCATCCCGAAATTTATGACATGCAGGTGGAGGCCATCTTCAAGGCGGCGGCACGGTGTATCGAGGAAGGTATCAAGGTCCAGCCGGACATTATGATTCCGCTGGTCGGCGACGTAAGCGAATTGAAGGTTTTGCGGGGGCTGGTGGAGCAGGCTGCCGAACAGGTTCTAAGTCCCGACATGAGGGCGCATTGCCCTTACCGGGTGGGAACCATGATTGAAGTCCCCCGTGCCGCTCTGACGGCGGGCTCTATCGCCGAGCATGCGGATTTCTTCTCCTTCGGCACGAACGACCTGACCCAGATGACCTTCGGCTACAGCCGGGACGACGCGGAAGGAAAGTTCCTGTCCCATTACCTGGACAAGAAGATGCTGGCCCGCAATCCTTTTGAGGTGCTGGATTCGGAAGGGGTCGGCCAGCTGATCGAGCTCGCCGTGGAGAGAGGGCGAGCCCGCAAGTCCTCGCTCAAAACCGGCATCTGCGGAGAACACGGAGGCAATAAGGAATCGATCGGCTTCTGCCACCGGACCGGGCTGGATTATGTCAGCTGTTCCCCGTACCGGGTTCCGATGGCCCGGATTGCCGCCGCCCAAGCGGCCATCGAGGAGGCAGCGGCACTTACCTTCAAGTAA
- the mgrA gene encoding L-glyceraldehyde 3-phosphate reductase, with protein MTYSADSSRYTSMTYNRCGRSGLKLPAISLGLWHNFGGVDTEENGRAMVRRAFDLGITHFDLANNYGPPPGSAEEMFGRMLKTDLHPYRDELIISTKAGYRMWPGPYGEWGSKKYLTASLDQSLKRMGLEYVDIFYSHRFDPETPLEETMMALDQAVRQGKALYAGISSYPPEQTEKAARILKELGTPLLIHQPSYSMLNRWIEDGLQEVLDEYGAGSIAFCPLAQGLLTTKYLTGIPEGSRASRASGALKEKDVTEEKLAKIMELNELAAERGQSLAQMALAWVLRGGRVTSALIGASRVSQIEENVAALNNLTFGEEELKRIDAILQ; from the coding sequence ATGACCTATTCAGCCGATTCATCCCGCTACACCAGCATGACTTATAACCGGTGCGGCCGCTCCGGACTTAAGCTTCCCGCGATTTCCCTTGGCCTTTGGCATAATTTTGGCGGAGTGGACACCGAAGAGAATGGACGGGCGATGGTCCGCCGGGCATTCGACCTGGGGATCACCCACTTCGATCTGGCGAACAATTACGGGCCGCCTCCCGGCAGCGCGGAGGAAATGTTCGGCCGCATGCTGAAGACGGACCTGCATCCCTACCGGGACGAGCTGATCATCTCCACGAAAGCGGGTTATCGCATGTGGCCCGGACCTTATGGGGAGTGGGGATCGAAGAAATACTTGACGGCCAGCCTGGACCAGAGCTTGAAGAGGATGGGACTGGAATACGTCGATATTTTCTATTCCCACCGGTTTGACCCGGAAACCCCGCTTGAAGAAACGATGATGGCCCTTGATCAAGCCGTCCGGCAGGGAAAGGCGCTTTATGCGGGCATTTCCAGCTATCCGCCCGAGCAGACGGAGAAAGCTGCCCGTATCCTCAAGGAGCTGGGTACTCCTCTGCTTATTCACCAGCCGAGCTATTCCATGCTTAACCGCTGGATCGAGGATGGCCTGCAGGAGGTGCTGGACGAGTACGGAGCCGGAAGCATTGCTTTTTGCCCGCTTGCCCAGGGCCTGCTCACCACCAAGTATTTGACCGGCATTCCGGAGGGCTCCCGTGCCAGCCGGGCGTCCGGAGCCTTGAAAGAGAAGGATGTAACCGAAGAGAAGCTGGCCAAAATCATGGAGCTGAACGAGCTTGCCGCCGAGCGGGGCCAGTCTCTCGCCCAGATGGCCCTTGCCTGGGTGCTGCGGGGAGGCCGGGTGACTTCGGCGCTGATCGGAGCAAGCCGGGTTTCGCAAATTGAGGAGAACGTGGCCGCCCTGAATAATCTTACCTTCGGGGAGGAAGAGCTGAAGCGAATCGACGCTATTCTTCAGTAA
- a CDS encoding helix-turn-helix domain-containing protein: MKSVNFDDHIPHWHNRMKQVQSNVLILVTEGKVQYRWPTGSRMARQGDLVYIPAGTIREARNTEEGTHQKYTVLFTYSPDLFLPLLQVNEPVGIPTRRFSYYKDRMESLYRHTQESKEFYSVIQAGILLELLGTACRDWTAPRLPLSKEARVDKIEKHLLAHYRKTVRLEELASLIGRSPNYTLTLFKQAVGQSPLAYQHRLRMASAMDLLRSTPLSVTYIAEHLGYYDTSSFYKMFHKFTGLSPTAYAERERGLQDAQNVESSGAADPRQLSRL; this comes from the coding sequence GTGAAAAGTGTCAATTTCGACGATCATATTCCCCATTGGCACAATCGGATGAAACAGGTACAATCTAATGTTTTAATTCTTGTAACGGAAGGGAAGGTTCAGTACCGTTGGCCGACCGGCTCACGGATGGCCCGGCAGGGCGATCTCGTTTATATCCCGGCGGGAACAATTAGGGAAGCCCGCAACACCGAAGAGGGCACCCATCAGAAATATACGGTGCTCTTTACCTATTCGCCGGACCTTTTTCTCCCTTTGCTTCAGGTTAACGAACCGGTTGGCATTCCCACCCGCCGCTTCAGCTATTACAAAGACCGGATGGAATCCCTGTACCGGCATACCCAGGAAAGCAAGGAATTCTATTCCGTCATCCAGGCTGGAATTCTTCTGGAGCTGCTCGGAACCGCCTGCCGGGACTGGACCGCTCCCCGGCTCCCTTTGAGCAAGGAAGCGCGGGTGGACAAGATCGAGAAGCATCTTCTGGCCCATTACCGGAAGACCGTCCGTCTCGAAGAGCTCGCCTCCCTAATCGGCCGCTCCCCTAATTATACGTTGACCCTGTTCAAGCAGGCGGTCGGCCAATCCCCCCTTGCCTATCAACACCGGTTACGGATGGCCTCGGCCATGGACCTGCTGCGCAGCACCCCTTTATCCGTGACCTATATAGCGGAGCATTTGGGCTACTACGACACCTCTTCCTTCTATAAAATGTTCCATAAATTCACCGGCCTATCGCCTACCGCCTATGCGGAACGGGAACGAGGGCTGCAGGATGCTCAGAACGTGGAGTCATCCGGAGCTGCCGACCCGCGCCAACTATCCAGGCTGTGA
- a CDS encoding sulfatase family protein — protein sequence MQAGQRPNILFIMSDDHASHAISAYGSRINQTPNIDRIAEGGIRFDNCFCTNSICSPSRAAILTGKYNHLNGVKSICDSLDGRQMTFPKLLQEAGYQTAMVGKWHLGHGGNADPTGFDYWTVVPDQGRYHDPIFIEMGVEKTFPGYVTDLTADFCLDWLDRRDKDRPFMLMCHHKAPHRPWEPPAKYASLYEGMDIPEPETFDDDYSHRAQAASEAAMRVDRDLVDEVDLKGSPPAGLSKQEEKKWRYQRYIKDYLRCVASIDENVGRLLDYLDREGLAEDTLVVYTSDQGFFLGDHGWYDKRFMYEESLRMPFLVRYPRAVEPGTETEAMALNIDFPATFLDYAGLTIPEEMQGYSLRPILEGSLPSDWRTSMYYRYWMHLDENHLVYSHYGLRTQRYKLIYYYAEALGTSGSLEEKRPPEWELFDLESDPYEMRNVYGEPAYAHVVPVLKQELRKLQLAVLDEPVEEVG from the coding sequence ATGCAGGCTGGACAAAGGCCCAATATCCTGTTCATCATGTCGGACGACCACGCTTCCCACGCGATAAGCGCATATGGAAGCCGCATTAACCAGACCCCCAACATCGACCGCATTGCAGAAGGGGGAATCCGCTTCGACAACTGCTTCTGCACGAATTCCATCTGTTCTCCGAGCCGTGCGGCCATTCTGACGGGAAAGTATAATCATCTGAATGGCGTCAAATCCATATGTGATTCGCTCGACGGCCGGCAGATGACCTTTCCGAAGCTTCTGCAGGAAGCCGGGTACCAGACCGCGATGGTCGGCAAGTGGCATCTGGGGCACGGCGGAAACGCGGACCCGACCGGATTCGACTATTGGACCGTCGTACCGGATCAAGGCCGCTATCATGATCCCATTTTTATCGAGATGGGGGTGGAGAAGACCTTTCCCGGCTATGTGACGGACCTGACAGCGGATTTCTGTCTGGACTGGCTGGACCGGCGGGATAAGGACCGCCCCTTTATGCTCATGTGCCACCACAAGGCGCCTCATCGCCCTTGGGAGCCGCCGGCTAAATATGCCTCCCTGTATGAGGGAATGGACATCCCGGAGCCGGAAACGTTCGATGATGATTATTCCCATCGTGCCCAGGCGGCCTCGGAAGCCGCGATGCGGGTGGACCGGGACCTGGTGGATGAGGTGGATCTGAAGGGCTCCCCGCCCGCCGGTCTCTCGAAGCAGGAAGAGAAGAAATGGAGATACCAGAGGTACATCAAGGATTACTTGCGATGCGTCGCTTCGATTGACGAGAACGTGGGAAGGCTGCTTGATTATTTGGACCGGGAAGGGCTGGCCGAGGATACCCTTGTCGTCTATACCTCGGATCAGGGCTTCTTTCTGGGGGACCACGGCTGGTACGACAAGCGGTTCATGTACGAGGAATCGCTCCGGATGCCGTTTCTCGTCCGGTATCCCCGGGCCGTCGAGCCGGGGACGGAAACCGAAGCCATGGCGCTTAACATTGATTTTCCGGCTACTTTTCTCGATTATGCGGGACTCACCATCCCGGAGGAGATGCAGGGATACAGCCTGCGGCCGATCCTGGAGGGAAGCCTCCCTTCCGACTGGAGAACCTCGATGTACTACCGGTACTGGATGCATCTGGACGAGAATCACCTCGTGTATTCCCATTACGGCCTCCGGACGCAGCGCTACAAGCTGATCTATTATTATGCGGAAGCGCTTGGCACCTCGGGTTCCCTGGAGGAGAAAAGACCTCCGGAATGGGAGCTGTTTGATCTGGAGAGCGACCCTTATGAGATGAGGAATGTATATGGGGAGCCGGCTTATGCACATGTGGTTCCAGTCTTGAAACAGGAGCTAAGGAAGCTGCAGCTGGCCGTTCTGGACGAGCCCGTGGAGGAAGTCGGTTAG
- a CDS encoding metal-dependent hydrolase, which translates to MDTITHTLFGLTLYGTVDKSAMTKREKRALLFTAVAGSQIPDIDVISAWWDTGGRYQMWHRGITHSVFLVPVWAALLTAAVRLVGKVSGWRWFGLAALAVWIHDTSDLFNAWGTGYLEPFSSMRITFGTIPIVDPVYWLLMGAGALYANGKLRFRKRSGQPPDRSPAKPRVYRAVWLLIALYTALQSLQGAALYQKVKGNYEQTALSADFVPGVFTVIGKKGGVVELAKGSLWGGLKPAARLQSAEDADLDRLFEGNPKARTLYEWSPFVVIVDNGKELGVYDPRFYRNVQSFLFESIAK; encoded by the coding sequence ATGGATACGATCACCCATACTTTATTCGGTCTTACCTTATACGGCACCGTTGACAAATCGGCCATGACGAAGCGGGAGAAGAGGGCCCTGCTCTTCACGGCTGTAGCCGGCTCGCAGATTCCCGATATCGACGTCATTTCCGCCTGGTGGGACACGGGGGGACGCTACCAGATGTGGCATCGGGGGATTACGCACTCCGTGTTCCTCGTGCCCGTGTGGGCGGCCCTACTTACCGCCGCCGTCCGGCTCGTCGGGAAGGTCAGCGGGTGGCGCTGGTTCGGACTCGCGGCCCTTGCCGTCTGGATTCACGACACGAGCGATCTGTTTAATGCCTGGGGCACGGGCTACTTGGAGCCCTTCTCCTCCATGAGGATTACTTTTGGGACCATCCCGATCGTAGATCCCGTTTATTGGCTGTTGATGGGAGCGGGGGCTCTTTACGCCAACGGAAAGCTTCGTTTCCGCAAGCGGTCCGGCCAGCCGCCTGACCGGTCCCCTGCGAAGCCCCGGGTGTACCGTGCGGTTTGGCTGCTGATCGCCCTCTATACCGCCTTGCAATCGCTGCAGGGGGCTGCTCTTTACCAGAAGGTGAAGGGGAACTATGAGCAAACGGCGTTGTCGGCGGATTTTGTACCCGGGGTGTTTACGGTCATCGGCAAAAAGGGCGGCGTGGTGGAGCTGGCCAAAGGAAGCCTGTGGGGGGGCCTGAAGCCGGCAGCCCGGCTGCAGAGTGCGGAGGACGCGGATTTGGACCGCCTCTTCGAAGGCAATCCTAAGGCAAGAACGCTTTACGAATGGTCTCCATTCGTTGTCATCGTAGACAACGGCAAAGAGCTGGGGGTCTACGACCCCCGGTTTTACCGCAACGTCCAATCGTTCCTGTTTGAATCCATAGCGAAATAA
- a CDS encoding formylglycine-generating enzyme family protein: MTSTPSSSSSSCCGVSRGSGGPSAESPLTPSGGTVPSLDGMLLLPGGPFLMGTDDQEGFPADGEGPVREVTLRPFRIDPCTVTNEQFQTFVKETGYKTESETFGWSFVFHLLVAEADKPGVSSAAQQTPWWWAVEGADWQHPFGPSSDLAGLMEHPVTHVSWTDANAYCRWAGKRLPTEAEWEYAARGGLVQKRYPWGDLLKPDGQHRCNIWQGKFPEKNNLSDGYLGTAPAQSFPPNGYGLYNMSGNVWEWCSDWFSPDWHRKGPRRDPKGPDRGDKRVMRGGSFLCHKSYCNRYRVGARSSNTPDSASSNIGFRCAADA; encoded by the coding sequence ATGACATCGACTCCCTCTTCCTCTTCCTCTTCCTGCTGCGGAGTCAGCCGGGGCTCCGGCGGTCCCTCGGCAGAATCGCCCTTGACTCCCTCGGGGGGTACCGTTCCTTCGCTGGACGGCATGCTTCTCTTGCCCGGCGGCCCCTTTCTAATGGGCACGGACGATCAAGAAGGCTTTCCGGCTGACGGGGAAGGCCCGGTAAGGGAAGTAACCCTGCGGCCGTTCCGCATCGATCCCTGCACCGTAACCAATGAACAGTTTCAGACGTTCGTCAAGGAAACCGGCTACAAGACGGAATCGGAAACGTTCGGCTGGTCCTTCGTCTTTCATCTGCTCGTAGCGGAAGCGGATAAGCCGGGAGTGTCCAGCGCCGCCCAGCAAACGCCGTGGTGGTGGGCGGTGGAAGGAGCGGACTGGCAGCATCCCTTTGGTCCAAGCTCCGATTTGGCCGGCCTGATGGAGCATCCGGTCACCCACGTCTCGTGGACCGACGCCAACGCCTACTGCAGGTGGGCGGGAAAACGGCTTCCGACCGAAGCCGAATGGGAATATGCCGCAAGGGGCGGTCTGGTGCAGAAAAGATACCCTTGGGGCGATCTGCTGAAGCCGGACGGCCAGCACCGGTGCAACATCTGGCAGGGCAAATTCCCGGAGAAGAATAATCTGTCCGACGGCTATCTCGGTACGGCCCCCGCTCAATCCTTTCCACCCAATGGCTACGGGCTCTATAACATGTCCGGCAACGTATGGGAATGGTGCTCGGACTGGTTCAGCCCCGACTGGCACCGAAAAGGTCCCCGACGCGATCCGAAAGGACCCGACCGGGGAGACAAAAGGGTGATGCGGGGAGGTTCGTTCCTCTGCCACAAATCCTACTGCAACCGGTATCGGGTCGGTGCCCGAAGCTCCAACACCCCCGACAGCGCCTCAAGCAACATCGGCTTCCGCTGTGCGGCGGACGCTTGA
- the ypfJ gene encoding KPN_02809 family neutral zinc metallopeptidase yields MQWQGRRGSSNVEDRRGMGGKTVIGGGIGGIIILLLYTLLGGNPGDMINGTTESGSSQPYQETAQEKELSQFVSVVLADTEDVWTEVLKQKGITYKNPTLVLYNGSVQSACGQAGSAVGPFYCPGDQKLYIDLSFYDELQNKFQAPGDFAMAYVIAHEVGHHVQTLLGVTDKIMPLQKKMSEEEFNRYLVRFELQADYFAGVWANHAQGKNLLEKGDLEEALKAASAVGDDSIQQKSQGYVVPESFTHGTSEQRMAWLYKGFQNGTVDGGDTFSMKDPAAP; encoded by the coding sequence ATGCAGTGGCAGGGAAGAAGAGGAAGCAGCAATGTGGAGGACCGCAGAGGCATGGGAGGCAAAACGGTCATCGGGGGAGGAATCGGCGGCATTATCATTCTGCTGCTCTATACCCTGCTGGGCGGGAATCCGGGAGATATGATCAACGGTACGACGGAATCCGGCTCTTCGCAGCCTTATCAGGAAACGGCGCAGGAAAAGGAGCTGTCGCAATTCGTTTCGGTGGTACTGGCCGACACGGAGGATGTCTGGACGGAGGTGCTCAAGCAAAAGGGCATCACCTACAAGAATCCTACGCTTGTCCTCTATAACGGAAGCGTACAATCCGCATGCGGACAGGCCGGCTCAGCTGTCGGGCCGTTTTATTGCCCCGGGGACCAAAAGCTGTATATCGATCTGAGTTTCTATGACGAGCTGCAAAACAAATTTCAGGCGCCCGGCGATTTCGCCATGGCCTATGTTATCGCTCATGAGGTGGGCCATCACGTGCAGACGCTGCTTGGCGTAACGGATAAAATCATGCCCCTTCAGAAGAAAATGAGCGAAGAGGAGTTCAACCGCTACCTGGTCCGCTTCGAGCTTCAGGCCGACTATTTCGCCGGCGTCTGGGCCAATCATGCGCAAGGCAAAAATCTTCTGGAAAAGGGAGACCTGGAGGAAGCACTGAAAGCGGCCAGCGCGGTCGGAGACGACAGCATCCAGCAGAAAAGCCAGGGCTATGTCGTGCCGGAAAGCTTCACCCACGGTACCTCCGAGCAGCGGATGGCCTGGCTGTACAAAGGCTTTCAGAATGGAACCGTCGATGGAGGGGACACCTTCAGCATGAAGGATCCTGCCGCTCCTTAA
- a CDS encoding DUF4825 domain-containing protein: MEYLVNDLQEEQKKAAYQADPLTHDIESILPYRSRYMGDASNLINLFQALPLQQASPTFELKPDTFTAEVSYRVSAGSLVKEQTARALLYNATAAFALIDNLKVLEFQLENSPAYRIERAELEHWYGKDWQGLLDAGHWKDHVQAKLADPSYVSRFEGKVLSPIAA; the protein is encoded by the coding sequence ATGGAATATCTGGTAAATGATCTACAGGAGGAGCAGAAGAAAGCCGCTTACCAAGCCGATCCTTTGACCCACGATATAGAAAGCATACTTCCGTACCGGAGCCGGTATATGGGAGATGCCAGCAATCTGATCAACCTGTTTCAAGCCCTTCCGCTCCAGCAGGCATCGCCCACCTTCGAGCTGAAGCCCGACACCTTCACGGCAGAGGTAAGTTATCGCGTCTCAGCAGGCTCCCTGGTAAAAGAACAGACCGCCCGGGCTCTGCTTTATAACGCAACGGCAGCCTTCGCCCTTATTGATAATCTAAAGGTGCTTGAATTCCAGCTGGAGAATTCCCCGGCCTATCGAATCGAACGTGCCGAGCTGGAGCATTGGTACGGGAAAGACTGGCAGGGCTTGCTGGACGCCGGCCATTGGAAGGATCACGTTCAAGCGAAGCTCGCCGATCCCTCCTATGTTTCCCGCTTTGAGGGGAAGGTTTTATCCCCTATAGCCGCATGA
- a CDS encoding AI-2E family transporter, translating into MVTDRFLRICLRIIAVMLIVYLLHLIAFVFHPIGVIIGLVIAPFVISGFFYYLLRPVIRYMDNRNMNRTVSVLLIYFAIAVVLAILSMVVWPTLRQQVLDFVANGPELIKGIKSQLSQWGKDSFMSELFPDSGGLTGRISAYLSRAVSWVTDYSNRLFSFVTGFFIIIGTCPLILYYMLKEGEKLTEKILLVLPVRFRGEAGDMMEEIDTALSGYIAGRMLSTLFLAIITFVGFLLVGLPYSLLLAILASVFTFIPYVGVVIGAIPPLIVAWIDSPHMVLWVLLVLLIAQQIQDHLLAPLIFGKKLEIHPLTTIFLLLVAGDFGGIIGMFLAIPLYMVAKIVTIRIYRLFFAEKVQEIQEET; encoded by the coding sequence ATGGTTACAGACCGTTTCTTGAGAATTTGTCTGCGCATTATAGCCGTTATGCTCATAGTCTATTTGCTGCACCTTATCGCTTTCGTCTTTCACCCGATCGGAGTAATCATCGGTCTCGTGATCGCCCCGTTTGTCATCTCGGGGTTCTTTTATTACCTCCTCCGCCCGGTTATCCGTTACATGGACAACCGGAACATGAACCGGACGGTGTCCGTTCTGCTCATCTATTTTGCCATTGCCGTCGTCCTGGCCATCCTGTCCATGGTCGTCTGGCCGACCCTGCGCCAACAGGTGCTGGATTTCGTCGCGAATGGTCCGGAGTTGATAAAAGGAATCAAAAGCCAGCTCTCGCAGTGGGGAAAGGACAGCTTCATGTCCGAGCTGTTCCCCGACAGCGGCGGTTTGACGGGACGGATCTCCGCCTACCTATCCCGCGCGGTCTCCTGGGTTACCGACTATTCCAACCGGCTTTTCTCCTTCGTGACCGGCTTCTTCATCATCATCGGAACCTGCCCGCTCATCCTTTATTACATGCTGAAGGAAGGCGAGAAGCTGACCGAGAAAATTCTTCTCGTGCTGCCGGTCCGGTTCCGCGGGGAAGCGGGAGACATGATGGAAGAGATCGATACCGCCCTGAGCGGGTATATCGCCGGCCGGATGCTGAGCACCCTGTTCCTCGCGATCATCACCTTTGTCGGGTTTCTGCTGGTCGGCCTGCCCTACTCCCTTCTGCTGGCCATTCTGGCTTCCGTGTTCACCTTCATTCCGTACGTGGGGGTTGTAATCGGCGCCATCCCGCCGCTCATTGTGGCATGGATCGATTCCCCGCATATGGTGCTGTGGGTGCTGCTGGTTCTGCTGATCGCCCAGCAAATCCAGGACCATCTGCTTGCTCCTCTCATTTTCGGAAAAAAGCTGGAAATTCATCCGCTCACCACGATCTTCCTGCTGTTGGTAGCCGGGGATTTCGGAGGGATTATCGGCATGTTTCTCGCCATCCCGCTCTACATGGTGGCCAAAATCGTGACCATCCGCATCTACCGGCTGTTCTTTGCGGAAAAGGTGCAGGAGATTCAGGAAGAAACCTAG